The Candidatus Lokiarchaeota archaeon genome window below encodes:
- a CDS encoding HAD-IB family phosphatase, with protein sequence MKRREYNHNREQDNLRKKNLEVVALDLDGVLFDGPSATLPIAEKVGIGDELKEVMMKSAKGALKLEESIVQGARVWKDVSTSALQNLVHELPLMTGAEETVAKLKEGGYEVGCVSSGVSQWFMAPFSDRLNLDFAYSNVLSEEDGKHNGEVEYVMGGEQKAERILQYLSSNGFDTDGLASVGNGENDIAMFGISAISIAFNPVSEKVTEAADYRIESKDLRDVLPFILPPH encoded by the coding sequence ATGAAGCGAAGAGAGTACAATCATAATAGGGAGCAAGATAATTTGCGGAAGAAGAATCTTGAAGTTGTGGCCTTAGATTTGGATGGGGTTCTCTTTGACGGCCCAAGCGCGACACTGCCAATAGCAGAGAAGGTGGGCATAGGAGACGAACTAAAAGAAGTAATGATGAAATCAGCAAAAGGCGCTCTGAAGCTCGAAGAATCGATTGTACAAGGAGCAAGGGTTTGGAAGGATGTATCAACAAGCGCACTTCAGAATCTTGTTCATGAGCTTCCTCTGATGACTGGAGCAGAAGAAACAGTAGCGAAATTGAAAGAGGGAGGGTATGAAGTAGGCTGTGTGTCAAGTGGAGTCAGCCAGTGGTTTATGGCTCCGTTCTCTGACAGGCTGAATCTCGATTTCGCCTATTCGAATGTGCTCTCTGAGGAAGATGGAAAGCATAATGGCGAAGTCGAATATGTAATGGGTGGAGAACAAAAAGCTGAACGTATCCTTCAGTACCTTAGCTCAAACGGGTTCGATACTGACGGTCTGGCAAGTGTTGGAAATGGAGAGAATGATATAGCCATGTTTGGTATATCAGCCATCAGTATTGCATTTAATCCTGTTAGTGAGAAAGTGACAGAGGCAGCAGATTACAGAATTGAATCAAAGGATCTACGTGATGTTCTGCCCTTTATTCTGCCTCCACACTAG